tcgcagagtgatcgtgctgataacgtgttataaaaagaattGGTATTTTATTGTTTCGCAGGAATTTAGATAAGGGCGAacttttatacccgtagaaactttaacactgatagaaagattttatcagagagagaagagaaggttgAGGTTTTGAGATACGTAATACAACGAACGTAAAtgttcgtatatatagaaagaaattcactgtgcaaatagtgcagcgggccccacatcttttatatttttcaacatAAATGGCTGGCTGCTGGCTTTCTTAGCTGTCTTTCATAACAGGGaatctattttcttaaaaacttgaTTGTCTAAAAATTGGTTTTTCCAAAATCAAAAGCCAAAAACTACTTCAAAATCTGTAAATCACCCTCTTAACTATtctttaagaaaacaaaaaaagaagaaggagagagaatTAGAATATCAAGTTTGGTCTAAACCAAATTAAACCGActcaaataaaaccaaaatcaacTTTGGGTTGGGCCTAACATTTAACGGTACGTCAACAAACAACACAAACTCCTCTCTCTTGTCTCGAACTCGTTTACTAATTAGGGATTTGAAGATAATTAAAGATAGAGATCAACGAGCTTTGACCAAACGATCCAACCTCATATCCACCATCAAAAGTCATTGCTTCTCCAAACACCACCCAattgaaaaaaccaaaaaataatgtaaagaGGAAACAAATGATTACGTAACACATTGCAACCCAAACAAGAAAAGTTATTTTGTCTTTGATCTTTTCTCCAAAACTGGACCCTCCCTCTTAAGATCTCTCATTTGTTTTCTTCTGAGAGAATCGATCTTTTGAGAGGGTGccagttttttcttttcttccaaACTTATTTTCTTGattgtttctctgttttttatatttttaatatcttttggGATTGAAAAACTTGCACAAAAATGTGGGGAGCCCCGGCAGAACCAGCAGATTCTTATTACCAGATTCGCCCTGAGTGCACTGATGTCCCCAATACCAGATTCAAGATCAAAGTATCTTCCTTTCCCCTAATGTCTCATCTTATTAAATGTTGTTTAGCATTTGGATTGGTTTCTGTTATCTTTGAGATTGGCGATTAGAGTTTCAGAATCTTTGCtgactttattttattttattttatatcattagGACATTCTGGTGTTGTTTTATGTTTCATTCCCTTCTCCTGTGTGTGTTAATATTGTATcagtgttttatttttatgttggaAAATTTTACCATTATTAAGTGTTGTCATGTGTTTGATGATGAAACAAGCAAATTGAGCATTACATGTTCTTATTTGTGCTTGTTAATTAAGTTGATCTTCTCATGATTGTGTTTAGAGAAATGTAGATTCCTCATTGTATTTGGAGTGTGctcttaattgtttttttaataacaagAGAGGATGATAGCATTCATTACTAGTTATGTAGTTTCGTAATCAACAATGCTATGTTAtgctattttaattaattttgaaccAAACTAAACATAGGTTGTATTTGGTGATTTTGTTTGCCTTTGTTAGGTTTATGCAGGTGGGAATGTGctcttaatttatttatttttaataacaagaGAGGATAGCATTCATTACTATATTATTGATGTCAGTGCTATTTTAGTTTCACTTACACATGATTAGGTTTAGAGAATGGCAGAGTCTCATTGCTGACAGtacttttcattttctttaattatGTTTGTTGCAGCCTGGTAAAACTCTAAGCGTAAGAAAATGGCAAGCTGCATTTACACAGGAAGGGTTCCTCGATATGGGAAAGACTCTAAATCGAATCCAACGAGGGGTAAAGTCTCAAAAAAACATTGTTTGCAAACACAAATGAATACCTGATAGTCAGCTTATATACCAAAACACCATTTGCTTGCTTTCTTGACTGGGTATCTAGGGGATCCATCCAACGATTAGAGGAGAAGTCTGGGAGTTCTTACTTGGTTGTTATGATCCAAAGAGCACATTTGAAGAAAGAGAGCAAATCCGACAACGTAGAAGGTGATATTGTCTTCTTGCATTCTCTTTGGTgctatatcttttttttttacttagtaCTTTCCCTTTTCAGATCGCAGTATGCTTCTTGGAAGCAGGAATGCAAACAAATGTTTCCAGTCATCGGAAGTGGTGGTTTCATTACCGCACCTGTGATCACCGAGAAGGGTCAACCCATTCTCGATCCTCTTGTACTCCAAGAAACAAACTTAGGTAACACAAGTTTGTAGGACGTAGTTGAACATCATGATATGGTAAAACTAAGCATTTTAAGATGATTATTGATAGGTGAAGATTCTGATTTCTTCAAAGAGCTTGAGAGCAGAGGACCCTTGGACAAGAAAGTTATCCAATGGATGCTAACACTTCACCAGATAGGTCTTGATGTAAACCGCACGGATAGGACATTGGTGTTCTACGAGAAGAAGGAGAATCTGTCTAAACTTTGGGACATTCTAGCTCTTTACGCATGGATAGACGATGACGTTGGGTATTGCCAAGGTAAAAAGCCTTTAGATTCAGAGACCGAACACAGTATAAGTTGGTTGGTTCTAATGTTTTCTTGTGAGCAGGAATGAGTGATCTTTGTTCCCCTATGATTATGCTTCTTGAAGACGAAGCTGATgctttttggtgttttgaaagATTGATGCGAAGATTGGTACGTTTACATATGTTGTTTTGCGGTTCATGTATGTTTTGTCTTGAGTCTTGACTCTCTCTCTGTCTGTGTAAAGCGAGGAAACTTCAGGAGCACGGGAAGATCAGTTGGAGTTGAGGCACAGCTTACTCATTTGGCTTCAATCACTCAGATCATTGACCCCAAACTTCACCACCACTTAGGTAAAAGCTTTCTCACCCTCACTTGTTGCATATAATTAGGCCTGGgattttgaaccgaaccaaacccgccGAATTTTTGATTAGTTGGGTTCAGTTCAGcaggtttataaaaaaatttggttttcggttcggtaattggttagttcggttttccaaacaaaaaaaaattgttaacaaAATTTCGAACCAAACTAAACGAATTAACTAAAATTtcgaaccaaactaaccaaaactACCTGATTTAACCGaatttttaaccaaaatataacTGAAACAAAAAATTCTGGTTAATTTCGGTAAAAAACTTAAATACCGAATACCGAACCAAACTACCAGAATTCCGAACTATCCGACCTGAACCACCCGAACCCCATGCCTATATATAATAATCGTAATATGTTGAGCTTAAAGAGATCTTATTTTGAAATGCAGAGAACTTGGGAGGAGGTGACTATCTCTTTGCTATCCGTATGATAATGGTACAGTTCAGAAGAGAATTCTCTTTCTGCGACTCCTTGTATCTCTGGGAGGTAACGGTTAGTTCCTCTTTCTATAAGCTCAGAATCATCTATCTTGGACCGCACGCTAATATAGACTGATATTATTTCTGAGCAGATGATGTGGGCATTAGAGTATGATCCGGAGATGTATTCTCTCTACGAGGAGCCTGAGTTCGAGGGAGAGAAAACTGAAGGCTCCTCCAAAGGCAAACCGAAGTCGATAAAACAATGTGGGAAGTACGAGAGGGAGAACATTAAGAACGGTGGGAATAGCGCAGAAGGTCCATTACCTATTTCGGTTTTCTTAGTGGCTAGTGTTTTGAAAGACAAGAGTTCTAAGCTTATGACCGAAGCTCGAGGACTTGATGATGTTGTTAAGGTAATGATGAGAGATCTCACAGTGTTTTTGTCTCTTTAACATCTAAATAATCTGTTTGTTTTGCTCAGATCTTAAATGACATAACGGGAAACTTGGATGCTAAGAAAGCTTGTACTGGTGCAATGAAACTTCACAAGAAATATCTAAAAAAGGTTTTAAAGTTTTTCCCTTGTCTCTTAGACTCTTAGATTTGTTTCTGTCACAAGTTTGTACTGATCTTACTCACAATGTAAATTCTTTAGCTGTATTTTAAGTCTCTCTAATCGTTTTCCATTTTGTTATTATAGCAGGCCAAGAAATAGCATTGGAGAAGATTCATGAGTAGAGCCTTTTttgtatattgtttttttacgtATCTGATAACTCACAAAACCCGGCGACAAAAAGTTATTTACTGGTCAGAGATATATGATCCCTTGGGTGGCAAGCATTCCCTAACTTACACAGCACACAACAACTTTTCGTTCTAAAGTCTTTCATACAATGATACAAACCCatgttgtaatatttgatgtgaCAAACCCTTGTGTTCttttttgattttgtattaACAACACAAAGGGAAAAGGTAAAAGCACAGAAAATTTATCTTCCTCCTGGATAACCTCTTTGTATTTATAAGTCGGATTATGTAAATAAAGATGATTTTTTGTCGACTTCAGAGAGAACGCTTGAGCCGTCACGTTTTTGTCAGTTATGAGTGAGCTGCTTGTACTAACAAAACCAATAAAGGATCGGAGAAGAACACAACATAACGAATGAACATAATTAACGCAATTTGACACCAAAGAAACATTTTCATTACAAAGAAGCAAAGACACCAGAAAagttcaaaaacataaataagtttttaaaacatCTAAACTCCTCCTTTATTGCAACCCCTTCCACATCAGAAGGATCAAGGGAAATTTTCTTACCTTGCACTTAAGCATCTACGGTTTCAGCTGAATCAGCAGCTGCTAACACCAGCTCCGGGCTTAGGTCTCCGACATAGGTTCCATCCAAAGCATTGGGCTGTCCCAAAGCTTTCAGTGCGAGGTGTCCCGCCTTCTGTCCCGATATCATCATAGCTCCAAAGGTTGGTCCCTGCATTACCAATTCATCAACTTAGAACACGATCTTAAAAACTctgaatattatttattattattattttatttttttaaactatggatATTAAATCATAAATTAGTCAAGGAAAGGGAGACACTCACCATTCTTGGTGCGCCATCAATCTCAGCAACTTCCATACCGGTCACGATCATACCAGGAACGACCTCCCTAGTCAATCTCACAATCGCATCTTCAGCGGTGTTCATGTCGAGAGCTTTCATCCCAGGAACATGGTCGATCAACCCAATGCTCTTCAACCTCTTCACACCAGTGGCTCCAAAGGGACCGTCGTGACCGCACGAGCTGACAACAATCTTGGCTTCCATGACGTTTGGGTCCATGCAAGACTGTGTGTCGTGGTTCATCGACACAAGAGCCCAGTTAGTCACCACACCACCGACTCTGTTTCCTTTCACGATCAGATCCTCGGCTGCGACGGCGTTGAAGAGCTTGACGTTGGGACGAGCCAAAAGCTTGCTCATGATGGTGGACGTGAAGAGAGCAGCGTGCTTGATAACGACGTAGTTGTCTTGCTCATCGTAAGGTACACCAATCTCATCAAGGAACAAGTGAGCTGGTTTGCGAACAATCTGTCAAATACGaatacacaattttcagaaaatCTGGCATTTTGAGTTTTGGTTTTCAATTCTAGAGATATACGATCCATCCATCCATTCGTTCTTTATAAAATTCGGTggttttaatttgattatttttgttttcggttcggatttgagAACGGTTAATATCCGAGAAAATTTTCAggtttaatttgattttctgGATAATTTCGGTTAATTGGATAAATTTTAtggataatttttatttttttttaaaaaaaattgggtaattcaaaattttcgaataaaatatagtttggatcatttgaaatattttggacaaaaaaaacatttggataattcatttttggaataaataattattattaggatatttggttattgcaaaactaaatataattagtatttttagatatgtaaacTATATTCTAAAATTTGGATATCTATTGTTCGGTTTTGGTTCAAAAAAGTTCTGGTTCGGCTTTTCGGTTCCAGAAATAAAAGATCCATGCATAAAATTCTGTTCGGTTTGGATTCCCATTTTTCGGTTTGATACAGTACGGCTCATTGTTTCCAAGTTAATGTGTTAActcttaagagagagagagagaacattACCATGGCGGAGAAAAGCTGACCACCGAGCCACGCGCCACCACCGGGACTGACAGATTGTTCGATGATTGCGACCTGAACGTTAGGGTTCTTGCTGATCTCGTAAGCGCATGATAAACCAGCGGACCCAGCGCCAACAACGACAACATCAGTCTCGGCGTATGTGATCATATCCGTCATGTACCTCCTCGTCATCTCGCGAGACACGATCGACTCCTTGATCGGAGCGAAAGTGAAGGCGTTCAGATCGTAACCAGCAGTGGCGCGAACAGAGACGGTAGAGAAAGATCGTGGTTTGAGACCGACGGAGACAGGTGATGCGGAGATGGATGAGCCATGGAAAGAGGAGTCGAAAAGTCTCTGAGGCTTGGTggaagagagggagagagtaGAAGTAACGGCCGCCATTTGAGAGAGAGCGTTTAGGTTTTgtgtgatgatgatggtgaagtGAAACTATGGTGGCTTTAAATTAGAAGAAGAGATATCTGGAGAGTCAGAGATAAGGAATGAATGGTCCTCGTGGTTTTTGTATTCAAGTACAGTTTATGGTTATAAAATATCAGGAAGCTTTTGTCTGGACGTACGTCTTACCATTTGCTATGAGTGTGTGGTGACACGAACACAAGAAAGTGAAATATCTTTGTACGATAGATATGGATTTGGATTTTACTTGTGAAAAAGACAGTTCGTTATTTATGGtgtccaaacaaaaaaaaaatcattatttattatacatcaatttttattatattttgtgatttagGAGAGGGATGTTCTTTTTGG
The window above is part of the Brassica napus cultivar Da-Ae chromosome C3, Da-Ae, whole genome shotgun sequence genome. Proteins encoded here:
- the LOC106349645 gene encoding TBC1 domain family member 15-like isoform X2 produces the protein MWGAPAEPADSYYQIRPECTDVPNTRFKIKPGKTLSVRKWQAAFTQEGFLDMGKTLNRIQRGGIHPTIRGEVWEFLLGCYDPKSTFEEREQIRQRRRSQYASWKQECKQMFPVIGSGGFITAPVITEKGQPILDPLVLQETNLGEDSDFFKELESRGPLDKKVIQWMLTLHQIGLDVNRTDRTLVFYEKKENLSKLWDILALYAWIDDDVGYCQGMSDLCSPMIMLLEDEADAFWCFERLMRRLRGNFRSTGRSVGVEAQLTHLASITQIIDPKLHHHLENLGGGDYLFAIRMIMVQFRREFSFCDSLYLWEMMWALEYDPEMYSLYEEPEFEGEKTEGSSKGKPKSIKQCGKYERENIKNGGNSAEGPLPISVFLVASVLKDKSSKLMTEARGLDDVVKILNDITGNLDAKKACTGAMKLHKKYLKKAKK
- the LOC106349645 gene encoding TBC1 domain family member 15-like isoform X1, coding for MWGAPAEPADSYYQIRPECTDVPNTRFKIKPGKTLSVRKWQAAFTQEGFLDMGKTLNRIQRGGIHPTIRGEVWEFLLGCYDPKSTFEEREQIRQRRRSQYASWKQECKQMFPVIGSGGFITAPVITEKGQPILDPLVLQETNLGEDSDFFKELESRGPLDKKVIQWMLTLHQIGLDVNRTDRTLVFYEKKENLSKLWDILALYAWIDDDVGYCQGMSDLCSPMIMLLEDEADAFWCFERLMRRLRGNFRSTGRSVGVEAQLTHLASITQIIDPKLHHHLENLGGGDYLFAIRMIMVQFRREFSFCDSLYLWEMMWALEYDPEMYSLYEEPEFEGEKTEGSSKGKPKSIKQCGKYERENIKNGGNSAEGPLPISVFLVASVLKDKSSKLMTEARGLDDVVKILNDITGNLDAKKACTGAMKLHKKYLKKQAKK
- the LOC106346007 gene encoding thiamine thiazole synthase, chloroplastic gives rise to the protein MAAVTSTLSLSSTKPQRLFDSSFHGSSISASPVSVGLKPRSFSTVSVRATAGYDLNAFTFAPIKESIVSREMTRRYMTDMITYAETDVVVVGAGSAGLSCAYEISKNPNVQVAIIEQSVSPGGGAWLGGQLFSAMIVRKPAHLFLDEIGVPYDEQDNYVVIKHAALFTSTIMSKLLARPNVKLFNAVAAEDLIVKGNRVGGVVTNWALVSMNHDTQSCMDPNVMEAKIVVSSCGHDGPFGATGVKRLKSIGLIDHVPGMKALDMNTAEDAIVRLTREVVPGMIVTGMEVAEIDGAPRMGPTFGAMMISGQKAGHLALKALGQPNALDGTYVGDLSPELVLAAADSAETVDA